The following proteins come from a genomic window of Kocuria palustris:
- a CDS encoding isocitrate/isopropylmalate family dehydrogenase: protein MAVAFLGHAREHAREESPDGKVSSVTKSNAQQYGMVLWDEVFQRVAAEYPDVANESVLVDAMSAKFILHPEDLSVVVASNLNADILSDLGSALAGSLGLAASANLNPERRFPSMFEPVHGSAPDIAGQEISNPIGAIASAALMLDQFGLSDQARRLEAAIEATAGAGHLTRDIGGTSSTDEVTQAIIEALASAQPKPEADAAYETV from the coding sequence CTGGCCGTCGCCTTCCTGGGCCATGCCCGCGAGCACGCTCGTGAGGAGAGCCCGGACGGAAAGGTCTCCTCGGTGACCAAGTCGAACGCCCAGCAGTACGGCATGGTCCTGTGGGACGAGGTCTTCCAGCGCGTGGCCGCCGAGTACCCGGACGTGGCGAACGAGTCGGTGCTGGTGGATGCCATGAGCGCCAAGTTCATCCTGCACCCGGAGGACCTCTCGGTCGTGGTGGCCTCGAACCTCAACGCCGACATCCTCTCGGACCTGGGCTCGGCGCTCGCGGGCAGTCTCGGCCTGGCCGCCAGTGCCAACCTCAACCCGGAGCGGCGCTTCCCGTCGATGTTCGAGCCGGTCCACGGCTCCGCTCCGGATATCGCCGGTCAGGAGATCTCCAATCCGATCGGTGCGATCGCCTCCGCGGCGCTGATGCTCGACCAGTTCGGCCTCTCCGATCAGGCGCGCCGCCTGGAGGCCGCGATCGAGGCCACGGCGGGGGCCGGCCACCTGACCCGCGACATCGGCGGCACGAGTTCGACGGACGAGGTCACGCAGGCGATCATCGAGGCACTGGCCAGCGCGCAGCCCAAGCCCGAGGCCGACGCCGCCTACGAGACGGTCTGA
- the nrdI gene encoding class Ib ribonucleoside-diphosphate reductase assembly flavoprotein NrdI, which translates to MAAETTDRTSPSSGDPLVVYFSSISGNTHKFIEKLSARSLRLPLRTHEEAPVVREPYVLAVPTYGRPGGSGAVPPQVVKFLNLEENRRQLRGVLGAGNTNFGEHFCLAAQKIAVKCDAPLLYRFELMGTEQDVANVNEGLMKLWQ; encoded by the coding sequence CTGGCCGCCGAGACCACCGATCGCACGTCGCCGAGCTCGGGCGACCCCCTCGTCGTCTACTTCTCGTCGATCTCGGGCAACACGCACAAGTTCATCGAGAAGCTCAGCGCCCGCTCGCTGCGCCTGCCGCTGCGCACCCACGAGGAGGCCCCCGTCGTCCGGGAGCCCTACGTGCTGGCTGTGCCCACCTACGGCCGCCCCGGCGGCTCGGGGGCAGTGCCCCCGCAAGTCGTGAAGTTCCTCAACCTCGAGGAGAACCGCCGTCAGCTGCGCGGGGTCCTGGGGGCCGGCAACACCAACTTCGGCGAGCATTTCTGCCTCGCCGCCCAGAAGATCGCCGTCAAGTGCGATGCCCCGCTGCTCTACCGATTCGAGCTGATGGGCACCGAGCAGGACGTCGCCAATGTGAACGAAGGACTGATGAAGCTGTGGCAGTGA
- a CDS encoding M20 metallopeptidase family protein, with protein MSRTVQAQDLDLIALRRELHQIPEVGLQLPRTHARLLAEFEHLPVEITEAAGASGFVAVLRGTASDPADGRRPIVLLRADMDALPVAEETGEAFASTNGAMHACGHDLHMAAIVGATRSLCARRQELHGDVVFLLQAGEEGHGGARLVLEEGLIKAAGRRPDHAYGLHVWSSGHPTGSIRSRAGALMAGVDTFDVRVIGRGGHGSAPQHTIDPIPILCEMVTQSQVMITRQFDVFDPVVLTCGVLRAGEANNVIPDQAMASFSMRTFSHATRQKMFGELTRLFTHLAQARGAHCELEVTASSPTTLNDPAEVDYVEAVVQRGFPGRWSPMADPVTASEDFAYVLEQIPGAFVFVSAVPEGTDPTTAPSNHSPQAIFDDSVLDDAARLLAELALGRLAGSS; from the coding sequence ATGTCCCGCACAGTCCAGGCGCAGGACCTCGACCTGATCGCCCTGCGTCGGGAGCTGCATCAGATCCCCGAGGTCGGGCTGCAGCTGCCGCGCACACATGCCCGGCTCCTGGCGGAGTTCGAGCATCTGCCGGTGGAGATCACCGAGGCTGCGGGCGCGTCGGGGTTCGTCGCCGTCCTGCGCGGCACCGCATCCGACCCCGCCGACGGTCGGCGCCCGATCGTGCTGCTGCGCGCGGACATGGACGCCCTGCCGGTGGCCGAGGAGACCGGCGAGGCCTTCGCCTCGACCAACGGGGCCATGCACGCCTGCGGGCACGACCTGCACATGGCTGCGATCGTCGGGGCCACCCGCAGCCTGTGCGCCCGGCGCCAGGAGCTGCACGGGGACGTCGTCTTCCTCCTGCAGGCAGGGGAGGAGGGCCACGGGGGAGCGCGGCTGGTCCTGGAGGAGGGGCTGATCAAGGCGGCTGGGCGCCGCCCGGATCATGCCTACGGCCTGCATGTCTGGTCCTCGGGGCACCCCACCGGTTCGATCCGCAGCCGCGCCGGTGCGCTGATGGCCGGGGTGGACACCTTCGACGTCCGCGTGATCGGGCGCGGCGGGCACGGCTCTGCGCCGCAGCACACGATCGACCCCATCCCGATCCTGTGCGAGATGGTCACCCAGTCCCAGGTCATGATCACCCGCCAGTTCGACGTCTTCGATCCCGTGGTGCTCACCTGCGGCGTCCTGCGCGCCGGCGAGGCGAACAACGTGATCCCGGATCAGGCGATGGCCTCCTTCTCCATGCGCACGTTCTCCCATGCCACGCGCCAGAAGATGTTCGGGGAGCTCACCCGGCTGTTCACGCACCTGGCGCAGGCGCGGGGCGCGCACTGCGAGCTGGAGGTCACCGCCTCATCGCCCACGACCCTCAACGATCCCGCCGAGGTCGACTATGTGGAGGCGGTCGTCCAGCGAGGCTTCCCGGGCCGCTGGTCGCCCATGGCGGATCCGGTGACGGCCTCGGAGGACTTCGCCTACGTGCTCGAGCAGATCCCCGGGGCCTTCGTGTTCGTCTCCGCCGTCCCGGAGGGCACCGACCCGACGACGGCGCCGTCGAACCACTCCCCGCAGGCCATCTTCGACGACTCCGTGCTCGATGACGCCGCCCGCCTGCTGGCCGAGCTGGCACTGGGCCGACTCGCTGGGTCATCCTGA
- the nrdF gene encoding class 1b ribonucleoside-diphosphate reductase subunit beta produces MSEKVELTRHHAKAINWNRVQDPKDDEVWDRLTANFWLPEKVPLSNDVQSWNTLTPQEQDLTMKVFTGLTLLDTIQGTVGAVSLLPDAVTLHEEAVYTNIAFMESVHAKSYSSIFSTLASTKMIDDAFRWSEENEFLQRKADIVLDRYVGDDPQKKKVASTLLESFLFYSGFYLPMHFSSHAKLTNTADLIRLIIRDEAVHGYYIGYKYQRALENESPERQAELKDYTYDLLDELYENEIAYTESLYDAVGWTEEVKKFLHYNANKALNNLGYEALFPKEMTDVSPAILSALSPNADENHDFFSGSGSSYVIGKAVNTEDEDWDF; encoded by the coding sequence ATGAGCGAGAAGGTGGAGCTCACCCGCCACCACGCTAAGGCCATCAACTGGAACCGCGTCCAGGACCCCAAGGACGATGAGGTCTGGGACCGGCTCACCGCCAACTTCTGGCTGCCCGAGAAGGTGCCGCTGTCCAACGACGTCCAGTCGTGGAACACGCTCACGCCTCAGGAGCAGGACCTCACCATGAAGGTCTTCACCGGGCTGACCCTGCTGGACACCATCCAGGGCACCGTGGGCGCCGTGTCACTGCTGCCGGATGCGGTGACGCTGCACGAGGAGGCCGTCTACACGAACATCGCGTTCATGGAGTCGGTGCACGCCAAGTCGTACTCGTCGATCTTCTCCACGCTGGCCTCCACCAAGATGATCGACGACGCCTTCCGGTGGTCCGAGGAGAACGAGTTCCTGCAGCGAAAGGCCGACATCGTCCTGGACCGCTATGTGGGCGATGATCCGCAGAAGAAGAAGGTGGCCTCCACGCTGCTGGAGTCCTTCCTGTTCTACTCGGGCTTCTACCTGCCCATGCACTTCTCCTCGCACGCCAAGCTGACGAACACGGCGGACCTGATCCGCCTGATCATCCGCGACGAGGCAGTGCACGGCTACTACATCGGCTACAAGTACCAGCGCGCGCTGGAGAACGAGTCGCCGGAGCGTCAGGCCGAGCTCAAGGACTACACCTACGACCTGCTCGACGAGCTCTACGAGAACGAGATCGCCTACACCGAGTCGCTCTACGACGCGGTGGGGTGGACCGAGGAGGTCAAGAAATTCCTGCACTACAACGCGAACAAGGCGCTGAACAACCTCGGCTACGAGGCCCTGTTCCCCAAGGAGATGACAGACGTCTCCCCGGCGATCCTCTCCGCGCTGTCCCCGAACGCCGATGAGAACCACGACTTCTTCTCCGGTTCCGGGTCCTCGTACGTGATCGGCAAGGCCGTGAACACGGAGGACGAGGACTGGGACTTCTGA
- a CDS encoding App1 family protein — protein MSQTRPEQDQQPVDLATDLLQTMDQVTQDALNFGYRIEQGFTQFRQRSAERRGDRPVMVAFDCYGTTDHVRILGRALYKTHGPEDPTAEDETSIRGWRSFTSIPISFAHVDVEIEGVQFRLVADKGGVIDADVEINLEPGVHTARLRTAGSAWATSRIWVVDDSQRIGVVSDIDDTVMVTALPRPMLAAWNSFVLNEHARDATPGMPVLLERLRRRHRGLPFIYLSTGAWNVAPTLRRFLSRNAYPPGTLLLTDWGPTTDRWFRSGPRHKVENLEQLAREFPHMKWILIGDDGQHDPEIYGGFAQRYPQNVAAVVIRTLSPTEAVLASGRLLTADGPELPEGIPLIRANDGASISEQLEEHGLL, from the coding sequence CCCGTCCGGAACAGGACCAGCAGCCCGTCGACCTGGCCACCGATCTGCTCCAGACCATGGATCAGGTCACGCAGGATGCACTGAACTTCGGGTACCGGATCGAGCAGGGCTTCACCCAGTTCCGGCAGCGCAGTGCGGAGCGGCGCGGGGATCGACCCGTCATGGTCGCCTTCGACTGCTACGGAACCACCGACCACGTGCGCATCCTGGGCCGTGCCCTCTACAAGACGCACGGGCCGGAGGACCCCACCGCCGAGGACGAGACCTCGATCCGCGGCTGGCGCTCCTTCACCTCGATCCCCATCAGCTTCGCCCACGTGGATGTCGAGATCGAGGGCGTGCAGTTCCGGCTGGTGGCGGACAAGGGCGGGGTGATCGATGCCGACGTGGAGATCAACCTGGAGCCCGGCGTGCACACCGCGCGGCTGCGCACCGCCGGCTCGGCCTGGGCCACCTCCCGGATCTGGGTGGTCGACGACTCCCAGCGCATCGGCGTGGTCTCCGATATCGACGACACCGTCATGGTCACCGCCCTGCCGCGGCCCATGCTGGCGGCCTGGAACTCTTTCGTGCTCAACGAGCACGCCCGCGACGCCACCCCCGGCATGCCGGTGCTGCTGGAGCGCCTGCGCCGCCGCCACCGCGGCCTGCCCTTCATCTACCTCTCGACCGGGGCCTGGAACGTGGCGCCCACGCTGCGCCGCTTCCTGAGCCGCAACGCCTACCCGCCCGGAACGCTGCTGCTCACCGACTGGGGACCCACCACGGATCGCTGGTTCCGCTCGGGGCCCCGGCACAAGGTCGAGAACCTCGAGCAGCTGGCCCGCGAGTTCCCGCACATGAAGTGGATCCTGATCGGCGACGACGGCCAGCACGACCCGGAGATCTACGGGGGCTTCGCGCAGCGCTACCCGCAGAACGTGGCCGCCGTCGTGATCCGCACGCTCTCGCCCACCGAGGCCGTGCTGGCCTCCGGTCGCCTGCTCACCGCCGACGGCCCCGAGCTGCCGGAGGGGATCCCGCTGATCCGCGCGAACGACGGTGCCTCGATCTCGGAGCAGCTCGAGGAGCACGGGCTGCTCTGA
- the nrdE gene encoding class 1b ribonucleoside-diphosphate reductase subunit alpha, whose amino-acid sequence MGYHELNAVLNLYDADGNIQFDADRHAVRQYFLQHVNENTVFFHDLKEKLDYLVEHQYYEPEVLEKYDFEFVKKLSKLAYGHKFRFKTFLGAFKYYTSYTLKTFDGQRYLERFEDRVVMVALYLADGDRELAEHLVEEIISGRFQPATPTFLNAGKKQRGEMVSCFLLRIEDNMESIGRSINSALQLSKRGGGVAFALTNIRESGAPIKKIQNQSSGIIPVMKLLEDSFSYANQLGARQGAGAVYLHAHHPDINKFLDTKRENADEKIRIKTLSLGVVIPDITFELAKNNQDMYLFSPYDVERVYGMPFSDVNVTEKYHEMVDDARITKTKIKARDFFQTLAEVQFESGYPYVMFEDTVNKANPIEGKIIMSNLCSEILQVSEPSTYHDDLTYETVGKDISCNLGSLNIALTMDSPDFGQTIETAIRGLTSVSELSRIDSVPSIRRGNEMSHAVGLGQMNLHGYLGRERIHYGSEEGVDFTNIYFYTVTYHAVRASMLLAKERGSTFVNFENSDYANGSYFDKYTEQEWLPATQRVRELFAESQIHIPTQDDWRELKAQVAEHGMFNQNLQAVPPTGSISYINHSTASIHPIAAPIEIRKEGKLGRVYYPAPHMDQDNLEYFQDAYEIGYEKIIDTYAAASQHVDQGLSLTLFFKDTATTREVNKAQIYAWRKGIKTMYYSRIRQLALEGTEIEGCVSCML is encoded by the coding sequence ATGGGCTATCACGAGCTCAACGCCGTGCTGAACCTGTACGACGCCGACGGCAACATCCAGTTCGACGCCGATCGCCACGCCGTGCGCCAGTACTTCCTGCAGCACGTCAACGAGAACACCGTCTTCTTCCACGACCTGAAGGAGAAGCTCGACTACCTGGTGGAGCACCAGTACTACGAGCCCGAGGTCCTCGAGAAGTACGACTTCGAGTTCGTGAAGAAGCTGTCCAAGCTCGCCTACGGGCACAAGTTCCGCTTCAAGACGTTCCTGGGCGCGTTCAAGTACTACACCTCGTACACGCTCAAGACCTTCGACGGCCAGCGCTACCTCGAGCGCTTCGAGGACCGCGTGGTCATGGTCGCGCTCTACCTGGCCGACGGCGACCGCGAGCTGGCCGAGCACCTGGTGGAGGAGATCATCTCCGGGCGCTTCCAGCCGGCGACCCCCACGTTCCTGAACGCGGGCAAGAAGCAGCGCGGCGAGATGGTCTCGTGCTTCCTGCTGCGCATCGAGGACAACATGGAGTCGATCGGCCGTTCGATCAACTCCGCACTTCAGCTGTCCAAGCGCGGCGGCGGCGTGGCGTTCGCGCTGACCAACATCCGCGAGTCCGGTGCCCCGATCAAGAAGATCCAGAACCAGTCCTCGGGCATCATCCCCGTCATGAAGCTGCTGGAGGACTCGTTCTCCTACGCCAATCAGCTCGGGGCTCGCCAGGGCGCCGGTGCGGTCTACCTGCACGCGCACCACCCGGACATCAACAAGTTCCTGGACACCAAGCGCGAGAACGCGGATGAGAAGATTCGCATCAAGACCCTGTCGCTGGGCGTCGTCATTCCGGACATCACGTTCGAGCTGGCCAAGAACAACCAGGACATGTACCTGTTCTCGCCCTACGACGTCGAGCGCGTCTACGGCATGCCGTTCTCGGACGTCAACGTCACCGAGAAGTACCACGAGATGGTCGACGACGCCCGGATCACCAAGACCAAGATCAAGGCGCGCGACTTCTTCCAGACCCTGGCGGAGGTCCAGTTCGAGTCGGGCTACCCGTACGTGATGTTCGAGGACACGGTCAACAAGGCCAACCCCATCGAGGGCAAGATCATCATGTCCAACCTGTGCTCCGAGATCCTGCAGGTCTCAGAGCCCTCCACGTACCACGACGACCTCACCTACGAGACGGTGGGCAAGGACATCTCCTGCAACCTGGGCTCGCTGAACATCGCGCTGACCATGGACTCCCCGGACTTCGGACAGACCATCGAGACCGCCATCCGCGGACTCACCAGCGTCTCCGAGCTCTCGCGGATCGACTCGGTGCCTTCCATCCGTCGCGGCAATGAGATGTCCCACGCCGTCGGGCTGGGGCAGATGAACCTCCACGGCTACCTGGGGCGCGAGCGCATCCACTACGGCTCGGAGGAGGGTGTCGACTTCACGAACATCTACTTCTACACCGTGACCTACCACGCCGTGCGGGCCTCGATGCTGCTGGCCAAGGAACGCGGCTCCACGTTCGTGAACTTCGAGAACTCGGACTACGCGAACGGCTCGTACTTCGACAAGTACACGGAGCAGGAGTGGCTGCCGGCCACCCAGCGCGTGCGCGAGCTGTTCGCCGAGTCGCAGATCCACATCCCCACCCAGGACGACTGGCGCGAGCTGAAGGCCCAGGTGGCCGAGCACGGCATGTTCAACCAGAACCTGCAGGCCGTCCCGCCCACGGGCTCGATCTCATACATCAACCACTCGACGGCGTCGATCCACCCGATCGCCGCGCCGATCGAGATCCGCAAGGAGGGCAAGCTGGGCCGCGTCTACTACCCGGCGCCCCACATGGATCAGGACAACCTGGAGTACTTCCAGGACGCGTACGAGATCGGCTACGAGAAGATCATCGACACCTACGCCGCGGCCTCCCAGCACGTGGACCAGGGCCTGTCGCTGACGCTGTTCTTCAAGGACACCGCCACCACGCGCGAGGTCAACAAGGCGCAGATCTACGCGTGGCGCAAGGGCATCAAGACGATGTACTACTCGCGCATCCGCCAGCTCGCCCTTGAGGGCACCGAGATCGAGGGCTGCGTCTCCTGCATGCTGTGA
- the nrdH gene encoding glutaredoxin-like protein NrdH encodes MSVTVYSKPSCVQCNATYRALAKKGIDYSVVDVTEDQAAYEHVVSLGYQQVPVVETGEDHWSGYRPDMISQLAVRVSA; translated from the coding sequence ATGTCAGTGACCGTCTACAGCAAGCCCTCCTGCGTCCAGTGCAACGCCACCTACCGTGCGCTCGCCAAGAAGGGCATCGACTACAGCGTCGTCGATGTGACCGAGGACCAGGCCGCCTACGAGCACGTCGTGAGCCTGGGCTACCAGCAGGTCCCGGTCGTGGAGACCGGTGAGGACCACTGGTCCGGCTACCGCCCGGACATGATCTCCCAGCTCGCGGTGCGCGTCTCCGCCTGA
- a CDS encoding glycerate kinase: protein MPSPNVLIAPDKFKGSLTAREVAAALAEGIRAVVPRAQVRELPLADGGDGSVEAGLSAGFAAHEAPVTGPLGDPAVTAIALREATAIVEAATTSGLQMVPDDRRDAGAASSRGLGEAVRAALELGAERIVLALGGSASTDGGIGMLTALGWRFLDADGAPVDPSGLGLAEIRRIEATGAVDLTGIELVAASDVQNPLLGSDGAAAVYAPQKGADPQEVQQLESGLQHLVRQLAEIRPDAAELAERPAAGAAGGLGFAAMLLGARIASGADHFLDLLGFDRAAAGCDLVITGEGRIDRQTLSGKLPAVVARRAAPARVEAVVGHNALGSEAAPEAGIARIRSLSERTQADCAHDSELSRALLVEIGREIGAELAEGADQVR, encoded by the coding sequence ATGCCATCGCCGAACGTGCTCATCGCTCCGGACAAGTTCAAGGGCAGCCTGACCGCCCGCGAGGTGGCCGCTGCGCTGGCTGAGGGGATCCGGGCCGTCGTGCCGCGGGCGCAGGTGCGCGAGCTGCCTCTGGCCGACGGCGGCGACGGCAGCGTGGAGGCCGGCCTCTCGGCGGGCTTCGCCGCGCATGAGGCGCCTGTGACGGGCCCGCTCGGGGATCCGGCTGTCACCGCCATCGCTCTGCGGGAGGCCACCGCGATCGTGGAGGCGGCCACCACGAGCGGGCTGCAGATGGTGCCCGACGACCGCCGCGATGCCGGTGCGGCGAGCAGTCGCGGCCTGGGGGAGGCGGTGCGTGCGGCGCTCGAGCTCGGCGCCGAGCGCATCGTCCTGGCCCTGGGCGGGAGCGCCTCGACCGACGGCGGCATCGGCATGCTCACCGCGCTGGGGTGGCGATTCCTGGACGCCGACGGCGCCCCCGTGGACCCCAGCGGCCTGGGGCTGGCGGAGATCCGTCGGATCGAGGCGACGGGCGCGGTGGATCTCACGGGCATCGAGCTCGTGGCCGCCAGCGATGTCCAGAACCCCCTGCTCGGCTCCGACGGCGCCGCCGCGGTCTACGCACCGCAGAAGGGCGCGGACCCGCAGGAGGTCCAGCAGCTCGAATCCGGCCTGCAGCACCTGGTCCGGCAGCTGGCTGAGATCCGCCCCGATGCCGCTGAGCTGGCCGAGCGCCCGGCTGCGGGTGCCGCCGGCGGGCTCGGGTTCGCGGCCATGCTGCTCGGGGCCCGGATCGCCTCCGGCGCGGATCACTTCCTGGACCTGCTGGGCTTCGACCGCGCCGCGGCCGGCTGCGATCTGGTGATCACCGGTGAGGGCCGGATCGACCGCCAGACCCTGTCCGGCAAGCTGCCGGCCGTCGTCGCCCGTCGGGCCGCCCCGGCACGGGTGGAGGCCGTCGTGGGGCACAACGCCCTGGGCTCGGAGGCCGCCCCGGAGGCGGGCATCGCGCGCATCCGCTCGCTGAGCGAGCGCACACAGGCCGACTGCGCGCACGACAGCGAGCTGTCCCGGGCGCTGCTGGTCGAGATCGGCCGGGAGATCGGGGCGGAGCTGGCGGAAGGGGCCGATCAGGTCCGATGA
- a CDS encoding aldehyde dehydrogenase family protein, translating to MTERGTQSESLPTAPSFRRREPQLSAVEDLPADSARQIDRLVERTQAAFSAPAPLELRLERLDRLERVLTGHREALQAALAQDLGKSQTESELTEIGVTLTELRHVRRSLASWMAPRSVGSAAVLSPSSGWVQAQPLGTVLIIAPWNYPVQLLLSPLVGALAAGNTAVVKPSEHTPHVSQALSRALEQELPDCVGVVQGGVPETTRLLQHRFDHLFFTGNSAVGRVVMRAAAEHLTPVTLELGGKSPVWIDATVDLPAAARRLAWAKLVNAGQTCVAPDYVMGPASVLEQLVPLVTEAIREFYGEDPKSSPSYGRIVSSRHLQRLTQLLERVPEADVLAGGRHDLEDRYLEPTIVRSAPGGPLMEQEIFGPVLPLVAVEDHGQAIDFVRAGEKPLALYVMSRDEQVRADFSERTSSGGMTFEAPMVHLIHPQLPFGGVGDSGMGAYHGRASFDTFSHHRSVLAKPLSPETLSVTFPPYSGARAWAARQLMSAPTPSELVRRLRGRRCTSR from the coding sequence ATGACCGAGCGAGGCACCCAGTCCGAGTCCCTGCCCACGGCCCCGTCGTTCCGGCGGCGCGAGCCGCAGCTCAGCGCGGTCGAGGATCTGCCCGCAGACAGCGCCCGGCAGATCGATCGCCTCGTGGAGCGCACTCAGGCGGCCTTCAGCGCCCCGGCGCCGCTCGAGCTGCGGCTGGAGCGCCTGGACCGGCTCGAGCGCGTGCTGACCGGGCACCGTGAGGCGCTGCAGGCGGCGCTGGCCCAGGACCTGGGCAAGTCGCAGACCGAGTCCGAGCTCACCGAGATCGGCGTGACGCTCACCGAGCTGCGCCACGTCCGTCGCAGCCTGGCCTCCTGGATGGCGCCGCGGTCCGTGGGATCGGCTGCGGTGCTGAGTCCCTCCAGCGGCTGGGTCCAGGCGCAGCCCCTGGGCACCGTGCTGATCATCGCTCCGTGGAACTACCCGGTGCAGCTGCTGCTGTCTCCGCTGGTGGGCGCGCTCGCGGCCGGGAACACCGCGGTGGTCAAGCCCTCCGAGCACACCCCTCACGTGTCCCAGGCGCTGAGCCGGGCCCTGGAGCAGGAGCTGCCCGACTGCGTGGGCGTGGTCCAAGGCGGTGTCCCGGAGACCACGCGGCTGCTGCAGCACCGCTTCGACCACCTCTTCTTCACGGGCAACTCCGCTGTGGGGCGCGTGGTCATGCGGGCCGCAGCCGAGCACCTCACGCCCGTGACGCTGGAGCTCGGCGGCAAGTCGCCCGTGTGGATCGATGCCACCGTCGATCTGCCGGCAGCCGCCCGGCGCCTGGCCTGGGCCAAGCTGGTCAACGCCGGGCAGACCTGTGTGGCCCCGGACTACGTCATGGGCCCGGCCAGCGTGTTGGAGCAGCTCGTGCCGCTGGTCACGGAGGCCATCCGCGAGTTCTATGGCGAGGATCCGAAGTCCAGCCCGTCCTACGGGCGGATCGTGAGCTCGCGGCACCTGCAGCGCCTGACGCAGCTGCTCGAGCGGGTGCCGGAAGCGGACGTCCTGGCCGGCGGGCGCCACGACCTCGAGGACCGGTACCTGGAGCCCACGATCGTGCGCAGCGCACCGGGCGGTCCGCTCATGGAGCAGGAGATCTTCGGGCCCGTCCTGCCGCTCGTGGCGGTGGAGGACCACGGCCAGGCGATCGACTTCGTGCGGGCCGGAGAAAAGCCGTTGGCGCTCTACGTCATGAGCCGCGACGAGCAGGTGCGCGCCGACTTCAGCGAGCGGACCTCCTCCGGCGGCATGACCTTCGAGGCCCCCATGGTCCATCTCATCCACCCGCAGCTGCCCTTCGGCGGCGTGGGCGATTCCGGCATGGGCGCCTATCACGGGCGCGCCAGTTTCGACACGTTCAGCCACCACCGCTCGGTGCTGGCCAAGCCCCTGAGCCCGGAGACCCTCAGCGTCACCTTCCCGCCGTACAGCGGCGCGCGGGCCTGGGCAGCGCGACAGCTCATGTCCGCGCCCACGCCGTCCGAGCTGGTGCGTCGTCTGCGCGGCCGCCGCTGCACATCTCGCTGA
- a CDS encoding GNAT family N-acetyltransferase has protein sequence MRIETPTAQLLQETAAMATAPGIGMSSAQIENEIAAGRLQPQWSQVALDDAGRVIGRALWWARDQQTPIELDVWDVIADHAEAPTVLRALLEHGHAVLAARGIPVPLPHTMRVPVAWRDDAAVVHDVHTKIAEAAGIGLGRHNERRQFEWARGTSVSPPSPRLRFEPADDDTFISLFARAAHGSLDVMTRRELATTDALSLARDEVDYYRSCPGERDWWRFAYDQHGSVVGIAIPSATPTNRNVGYLAVLPEHRGHGYVDDLLGFITAFHAASGAERITATTDAVNTPMAAAFERAGYRCVETRIDIER, from the coding sequence ATGAGGATCGAGACGCCCACAGCGCAGCTGCTGCAGGAAACCGCCGCCATGGCGACCGCGCCCGGGATCGGGATGTCGTCCGCCCAGATCGAGAACGAGATCGCTGCCGGGCGTCTGCAGCCGCAGTGGTCACAGGTCGCCCTCGACGATGCTGGCAGAGTCATCGGCCGGGCTTTGTGGTGGGCGCGGGACCAGCAGACCCCCATCGAGCTGGACGTGTGGGATGTCATCGCCGACCACGCCGAAGCGCCAACCGTCCTCCGCGCGCTCCTGGAGCACGGCCATGCCGTCCTGGCAGCTCGCGGCATCCCCGTCCCGCTGCCGCACACCATGCGTGTCCCCGTCGCATGGCGCGACGACGCCGCCGTGGTCCACGACGTCCACACGAAGATCGCGGAAGCCGCAGGCATCGGCCTCGGTCGCCACAACGAGCGGCGGCAGTTCGAGTGGGCTCGCGGAACCTCCGTGAGCCCGCCCAGCCCGCGCCTGCGGTTCGAGCCAGCTGACGACGACACGTTCATCAGCCTCTTCGCCCGCGCCGCGCACGGCTCCCTCGACGTCATGACCCGACGCGAGCTGGCCACCACCGATGCGCTGAGCTTGGCGCGAGATGAAGTGGACTACTACCGCTCCTGCCCCGGCGAGCGGGACTGGTGGCGCTTCGCGTACGACCAGCACGGCTCCGTCGTGGGGATCGCCATCCCTTCGGCCACCCCGACGAATCGCAACGTCGGCTACCTGGCGGTCCTGCCAGAGCACCGTGGGCACGGATACGTCGATGATCTCCTCGGGTTCATCACCGCCTTCCATGCCGCCTCCGGAGCGGAGAGGATCACGGCGACCACCGACGCCGTGAACACACCCATGGCAGCAGCGTTCGAGCGGGCCGGCTATCGATGCGTCGAGACGCGAATCGACATCGAACGCTGA